One window of Maridesulfovibrio ferrireducens genomic DNA carries:
- a CDS encoding HU family DNA-binding protein has product MNKSELIKNLAEEKGLHVDESSEIVDAFVDAIKEALVRGDRVEIRGFGSFKMKEYQGYTGRNPKTGSVVSVTPKKLPFFRPGKELKEFLNG; this is encoded by the coding sequence ATGAACAAAAGTGAACTGATCAAGAATCTTGCTGAAGAAAAAGGACTCCATGTAGACGAGTCTTCCGAAATTGTTGATGCATTTGTCGATGCCATAAAAGAAGCTCTTGTCCGTGGTGACAGAGTTGAAATTAGAGGTTTCGGCAGTTTCAAAATGAAAGAATACCAAGGCTATACCGGCAGAAATCCGAAAACGGGTTCTGTTGTTAGTGTAACCCCTAAAAAATTACCGTTCTTCCGCCCAGGTAAAGAGCTTAAAGAATTTTTGAACGGTTAA
- a CDS encoding winged helix-turn-helix domain-containing protein, producing the protein MSGDDEFCPRVRLNLWLETDEGMLFGLGRAQLLEKIEELGSLNKASKALGMSYRAAWGRIKNTEEVLGDSLVLKTRGRGGCSLTPLGERVLEEYRQWAKEVENFAVMTARKSFPWKISSFDEDVERKKEESSE; encoded by the coding sequence ATGTCCGGTGATGATGAATTTTGTCCTAGAGTCAGGCTTAACCTTTGGCTGGAAACGGACGAAGGTATGCTTTTCGGCCTAGGACGAGCTCAGCTCCTTGAAAAAATTGAAGAGTTGGGATCACTTAATAAGGCGTCAAAAGCACTTGGTATGTCGTATAGAGCCGCGTGGGGAAGGATTAAAAATACGGAAGAAGTTCTTGGGGACTCGCTTGTACTTAAAACCAGAGGTCGTGGCGGGTGCAGTCTAACGCCGCTTGGAGAGCGTGTGCTTGAAGAATATCGTCAATGGGCAAAAGAAGTTGAAAATTTTGCCGTTATGACTGCTAGAAAATCATTTCCATGGAAAATTTCTTCTTTTGATGAAGATGTTGAAAGAAAAAAGGAAGAATCAAGTGAATAG
- the trmFO gene encoding methylenetetrahydrofolate--tRNA-(uracil(54)-C(5))-methyltransferase (FADH(2)-oxidizing) TrmFO — protein sequence MEKIAVIGGGLAGCECAMQLAKAEIPVVLFEMKPDRYSEAHHIPGLAELVCSNSLRSGDLSTAVGVLKKEMESLDSVVMKAAMQSRVPAGSAVAVDRDIFSNLVTEALEAEELITIVRKEITSLDDPELAEFSKIVVSAGPLASEALTESLIAKIGGGRLYFYDAIAPIVSKDSVNMDIAFFGSRYKPEDDDYLNCPMTEEQYAAFLAELKKGERVVPREFEKEIHFEGCLPIEEMADRGDQTLTFGPLKPVGLIDPRTEEMAYAVVQLRAENKEKTSFNLVGFQTKLKYPEQKRIFRMIPGLENVEFLRLGSIHRNTYVNAPDVLDENLALKADPRIHLAGQITGVEGYLESAACGLWVGLFLAQQAKGRTLSAPPAETSMGALLGHLREHKKNFQPSNVQFGLMPALNKRAPKRVRKELYAKRAMEMFENWFNENLGE from the coding sequence GTGGAAAAAATAGCAGTTATCGGTGGCGGTTTGGCCGGGTGTGAGTGTGCAATGCAACTTGCAAAGGCGGAAATTCCCGTTGTTCTTTTTGAAATGAAGCCGGATCGTTATTCCGAAGCCCATCATATTCCGGGACTGGCAGAACTGGTTTGTTCCAATTCGCTTCGCTCGGGAGATCTAAGCACTGCTGTCGGCGTACTTAAAAAAGAGATGGAATCTTTAGATTCAGTGGTCATGAAGGCTGCTATGCAGTCCAGAGTTCCTGCGGGTTCTGCTGTTGCAGTAGACCGTGATATTTTTTCAAATCTCGTGACGGAAGCTCTGGAAGCAGAAGAGCTTATTACGATTGTTCGCAAAGAAATCACTTCACTTGATGATCCTGAGCTTGCAGAATTTTCTAAAATTGTAGTTTCAGCGGGCCCTTTGGCTTCCGAAGCATTAACTGAAAGTTTAATTGCAAAGATTGGTGGCGGACGTCTTTATTTTTATGATGCGATTGCACCGATAGTGAGCAAAGATTCAGTTAACATGGATATTGCGTTTTTTGGTTCACGATATAAGCCTGAAGATGACGACTATTTGAATTGCCCCATGACTGAAGAGCAGTACGCTGCTTTTCTTGCCGAACTCAAGAAGGGGGAAAGGGTTGTTCCGCGTGAGTTTGAAAAAGAAATTCATTTTGAAGGTTGTCTGCCTATAGAAGAAATGGCAGATCGCGGAGATCAGACGTTAACTTTTGGTCCGCTCAAGCCTGTCGGGCTGATTGATCCCCGTACCGAAGAAATGGCTTATGCTGTTGTGCAGCTGCGGGCTGAAAATAAAGAAAAAACGTCATTTAATCTTGTCGGTTTTCAGACCAAACTTAAATATCCTGAACAGAAAAGAATTTTCAGAATGATTCCCGGGCTTGAGAATGTGGAGTTTTTAAGACTTGGAAGTATTCACCGCAATACATATGTAAATGCGCCGGATGTCCTTGACGAAAATCTAGCTTTGAAAGCTGATCCGCGCATTCATCTTGCCGGGCAGATCACTGGAGTAGAAGGGTATCTGGAATCCGCCGCTTGCGGGCTGTGGGTAGGTCTTTTCTTAGCTCAACAGGCAAAAGGGCGTACTCTTTCTGCCCCTCCTGCTGAAACATCAATGGGAGCGTTGCTCGGTCATCTGCGTGAACATAAGAAGAATTTTCAGCCTTCAAACGTTCAGTTCGGTTTAATGCCGGCACTTAATAAGCGCGCACCTAAAAGAGTACGTAAAGAGCTTTACGCTAAACGGGCTATGGAAATGTTTGAAAACTGGTTTAATGAAAATTTGGGTGAATAG
- a CDS encoding MinD/ParA family protein — MINANKTLSLAVMSGKGGVGKTNLSLNLSYALNAGGNSLLLMDCDLGLANLDVLLGISPESNMQDLLISGAKPSDVVIPIEEGKKFDILPAASGVPELVEMDEDMQEMLFSKISKLVGRYQYLVMDLGAGINSTVLSFATIAQMRFVVITPEPTSLTDSYALIKVLHTQHKVSDFNIIVNQATTSKEAKDTFDRLNMACEKFLNIKLKNIGFVRYDPAVTEAVRRQIPFLKYAPKSEASRDILNIAVKIQKIRMENMGKLGDRPVIKKFPDLST, encoded by the coding sequence ATGATCAACGCGAATAAAACACTTAGCCTGGCAGTAATGAGCGGAAAAGGCGGAGTCGGAAAAACGAACCTTTCCCTGAATTTATCATATGCTCTTAATGCCGGTGGAAACAGTCTGCTCCTTATGGATTGCGACCTAGGTCTGGCCAACCTTGATGTTCTCTTAGGAATTTCTCCCGAAAGCAACATGCAGGACCTTCTTATCAGCGGAGCCAAACCATCAGACGTAGTCATTCCTATTGAAGAAGGTAAAAAATTTGACATTCTGCCAGCGGCATCCGGAGTTCCTGAGCTTGTTGAAATGGATGAGGACATGCAGGAAATGCTTTTCAGTAAAATTTCCAAACTGGTAGGACGTTACCAGTATTTAGTTATGGATCTTGGAGCTGGAATTAACAGCACAGTTCTTTCTTTTGCAACAATTGCTCAAATGAGATTTGTTGTGATAACACCCGAACCAACTTCTCTGACTGACAGCTACGCTCTGATAAAAGTTCTCCACACTCAGCACAAAGTAAGTGATTTCAATATAATAGTAAATCAGGCAACAACATCTAAGGAAGCTAAAGATACTTTTGACAGACTAAATATGGCCTGTGAAAAATTTCTTAATATTAAGTTGAAAAATATAGGCTTTGTGCGCTATGATCCTGCGGTAACTGAAGCAGTTAGACGACAAATACCCTTTCTTAAATATGCTCCGAAATCCGAGGCAAGCCGCGATATTCTAAATATCGCTGTCAAGATTCAAAAGATCCGGATGGAGAATATGGGTAAATTAGGTGATAGACCTGTTATTAAAAAATTTCCGGATCTATCCACCTAA
- a CDS encoding ABC transporter ATP-binding protein, with the protein MTAPILKIKNLTTSFATPNGIIRAVDNASLELGQGETLAVVGESGCGKTVLSLSIMGLIPDPPGRITEGQVIYQNQDLVRMTDKQMQKIRGNHLSMIFQEPMTSLNPVFKIGDQIGETLRLHKGLDLHEAEQAAIEALILVGIPNPQKRVNSFPHELSGGMRQRVMIAMALACNPEILIADEPTTALDVTIQAQILRLLDDMKKKMNGSIMLITHDLGVVARVASRVAVMYAGQLVECSNIYDLFKEPLHPYTQGLLASVPKLGSRTELTPIPGNVPALNNLPEGCRFHPRCKFAFDKCKQQEPQLMSKEGREIRCWLHA; encoded by the coding sequence ATGACTGCACCAATTTTAAAAATCAAGAATTTAACAACATCTTTTGCAACTCCTAACGGAATCATCAGGGCTGTGGATAATGCCAGTCTTGAGTTAGGGCAAGGAGAAACTTTAGCAGTCGTAGGTGAGTCCGGCTGCGGAAAAACGGTTCTATCCCTTTCCATCATGGGTCTTATACCAGATCCTCCTGGAAGAATCACTGAAGGACAGGTCATTTATCAAAATCAGGACTTAGTCCGAATGACTGATAAACAGATGCAAAAAATTCGCGGAAATCATCTTTCCATGATTTTTCAAGAACCCATGACTTCGCTCAACCCGGTTTTTAAAATCGGCGATCAAATCGGCGAAACTCTCAGGCTCCACAAAGGACTTGATCTACACGAAGCAGAACAAGCCGCCATAGAAGCCCTTATCCTTGTGGGCATTCCCAATCCTCAAAAACGAGTTAACAGCTTTCCACATGAACTGAGCGGAGGAATGAGGCAGCGTGTCATGATTGCTATGGCTCTTGCCTGTAATCCTGAAATACTCATTGCAGATGAACCTACCACTGCTTTAGACGTGACAATTCAAGCACAGATACTGCGGCTGCTTGATGACATGAAAAAGAAAATGAACGGCTCGATAATGCTAATCACCCATGATCTGGGAGTTGTTGCCAGAGTAGCCTCACGCGTTGCGGTCATGTACGCAGGGCAACTTGTTGAGTGCTCAAATATTTATGATTTATTCAAAGAACCGCTACATCCTTATACTCAAGGTTTACTTGCATCAGTACCTAAACTCGGCAGCCGTACGGAACTCACGCCGATTCCGGGTAATGTTCCAGCCCTGAATAATCTGCCCGAAGGATGCAGATTTCATCCCAGATGTAAATTTGCCTTTGATAAATGTAAACAACAAGAACCACAGTTAATGAGTAAAGAAGGAAGAGAAATTCGCTGCTGGCTGCATGCGTAA
- a CDS encoding HDIG domain-containing metalloprotein, translating to MISRDDAFELLKNNTPEENLIHHALESEAVLRALAERLGKNQEKWALTGLLHDLDYSKTCKLPENHGLVSAKILEEHLPSDSTKAIRAHNSELNGVKPDTDLDFALRCGETVTGLIHANALIRPEGMKGMTPKSLKKKMKAKAFAASVNRDIINECEHIGLDLGEFFTISIAAIEKIAPEVGLE from the coding sequence ATGATATCCAGAGATGATGCTTTTGAACTGCTGAAAAACAATACCCCTGAAGAGAATCTCATTCATCACGCACTTGAATCTGAAGCTGTGCTTAGAGCTCTTGCGGAGAGACTTGGTAAAAATCAGGAGAAATGGGCTCTTACAGGTCTTCTGCATGACCTTGATTACAGCAAAACATGCAAATTACCTGAGAATCACGGACTGGTTTCAGCAAAAATACTTGAAGAACACCTGCCCTCGGATTCAACCAAAGCGATTAGAGCACACAATTCAGAATTAAACGGGGTAAAGCCTGATACAGATCTTGATTTTGCACTGCGCTGCGGAGAAACCGTCACAGGTCTCATACACGCCAACGCTCTTATACGCCCTGAAGGCATGAAAGGCATGACACCGAAAAGCCTCAAAAAGAAAATGAAAGCAAAGGCTTTTGCTGCAAGTGTAAATCGGGATATTATAAACGAATGCGAACATATCGGTCTTGATTTGGGAGAATTTTTTACAATTTCAATTGCTGCAATTGAAAAAATTGCTCCAGAAGTAGGGCTTGAATAA
- the dapA gene encoding 4-hydroxy-tetrahydrodipicolinate synthase produces MTFQGAFTALVTPFKDGAIDQNAYRELIEWQIEQGIDGLVPCGTTGEAATMTHEEQGEAIKICVEQAKGRVPVIAGAGSNNTKEAVYLTVLAKKAGADATLQITPYYNKPTPQGLLEHFKALSKEASMPFFLYNVPGRTGLNAQPETIARIAREVPDVIGVKEATGNLEQCSNLIEQCPEGFIVFSGDDFTVLPLLSIGGHGAISVVSNIAPKLMSEMCAAYRAGNTAKAKEIHYKLQPLNRAMFIETNPIPVKTSLGMMGKLETSFRLPIVPLLPENELELKNILKDNGII; encoded by the coding sequence ATGACTTTCCAAGGAGCATTCACTGCTCTGGTTACTCCGTTCAAGGACGGAGCAATTGATCAGAATGCGTATCGTGAACTGATCGAATGGCAGATTGAACAAGGCATCGACGGTTTAGTTCCATGCGGAACAACCGGCGAAGCGGCAACTATGACTCACGAAGAACAGGGTGAGGCTATAAAAATCTGTGTCGAGCAGGCCAAGGGACGTGTCCCGGTCATCGCTGGCGCAGGTTCTAACAATACTAAAGAAGCCGTATACCTTACAGTTCTTGCTAAAAAAGCAGGTGCTGATGCCACCCTCCAGATCACTCCTTATTACAATAAACCGACCCCGCAGGGACTCCTTGAACACTTCAAGGCTCTTTCTAAAGAAGCGTCAATGCCCTTCTTTCTTTACAATGTGCCGGGAAGAACTGGTCTTAATGCCCAGCCCGAAACAATTGCAAGAATAGCAAGAGAAGTTCCCGATGTTATCGGTGTAAAAGAAGCGACAGGAAACCTTGAACAATGTTCAAACCTTATTGAACAATGCCCCGAAGGTTTCATAGTTTTCTCAGGTGATGATTTTACAGTGCTTCCGTTACTTTCCATCGGCGGCCATGGTGCGATTTCAGTAGTATCAAACATCGCTCCAAAGCTGATGAGTGAAATGTGTGCGGCATATCGCGCAGGGAATACCGCAAAAGCAAAGGAAATCCATTATAAACTACAGCCTCTTAACAGAGCGATGTTTATTGAAACGAATCCTATTCCCGTTAAAACATCCCTTGGAATGATGGGTAAGCTCGAAACTTCATTCAGACTTCCCATTGTTCCCCTGCTTCCTGAAAACGAATTGGAGCTAAAAAATATTCTGAAAGACAACGGAATAATCTAA
- a CDS encoding MATE family efflux transporter, translated as MEMNTTNMTHSPYKTIWSLSWPQILMMIFHLMIGLVDVWVAGKLGREIQASMGMVSQSLFFFLVIGMAVANGSVAAISQSIGAGLLLRAKRYVGLCFQLGAVLGSIIFLIGFPFRNGMLSILRVPEEMRYVMEYFIEIFLYLLPLYYLLIITNAIFRAQKQVFLPLYSMIIVTVLNTILDLGLGLGMWGFPDLGYKGIALATFYSVSAGAVFNLFLLYKSGSLRRKSFAPYRWVRNAFPYLLKVAWPSGLMQLVWHSGYLILYSITASLPLENVVALAGMTAGIKIESILFLPAFAFNMTASIIIGHYLGDGKPEEAKKFGFRILFLAIAFLSLTALGLWQFIRPITAIIAPELVVLDEAVNYLFFNMLAIPFTLTSMIMAGALNGAGATLYNLFIFTFTIWGFRLPLAYYLGHEIFHSATGIWIAMLLSQIVQASIMLYVFSCRNWQKFSMTSNKKRNNHG; from the coding sequence ATGGAAATGAACACCACCAACATGACCCACTCTCCATATAAAACTATATGGAGCCTATCATGGCCTCAAATCCTGATGATGATTTTTCATCTTATGATCGGACTTGTTGATGTGTGGGTTGCCGGTAAACTTGGCCGCGAAATTCAAGCTTCAATGGGCATGGTCAGCCAATCTCTATTCTTTTTTCTCGTCATCGGCATGGCTGTCGCGAACGGTTCTGTTGCAGCAATCAGTCAGTCCATCGGCGCAGGTCTTCTGCTCAGAGCCAAACGGTATGTCGGACTTTGCTTTCAACTCGGCGCAGTGCTCGGGTCAATAATTTTTCTTATCGGTTTTCCATTTAGAAATGGAATGTTGAGCATTCTACGAGTCCCTGAAGAAATGCGCTATGTTATGGAATATTTTATAGAAATATTTCTATACCTGCTTCCTCTTTACTACCTTCTCATCATCACAAACGCAATTTTCAGAGCGCAAAAGCAGGTTTTTCTACCACTCTACAGCATGATCATTGTAACGGTCCTTAATACTATTCTAGATCTTGGACTCGGCCTTGGAATGTGGGGCTTTCCTGATCTGGGATATAAAGGTATTGCTCTGGCAACCTTCTACTCAGTTTCAGCCGGAGCAGTCTTTAATCTCTTTCTGCTTTATAAATCAGGCTCGCTTCGTAGAAAATCATTTGCCCCGTATAGATGGGTTCGCAACGCCTTCCCTTATTTGCTGAAAGTTGCATGGCCCAGCGGACTTATGCAACTTGTCTGGCATTCCGGATATCTGATTCTTTATTCAATTACAGCCAGTCTGCCCCTTGAAAATGTTGTAGCCCTTGCGGGAATGACTGCCGGAATTAAAATTGAGTCCATTCTTTTCCTTCCTGCGTTTGCTTTTAACATGACCGCCTCAATTATCATCGGTCATTACCTCGGCGACGGCAAACCCGAAGAAGCTAAAAAATTCGGTTTTCGCATACTCTTTCTGGCAATAGCCTTTTTGAGCCTTACTGCTCTGGGATTATGGCAGTTCATCAGACCCATAACGGCAATCATTGCGCCTGAGCTGGTTGTTCTTGATGAAGCTGTAAACTATCTGTTCTTTAATATGCTGGCCATCCCGTTCACTCTCACCTCCATGATTATGGCGGGAGCGCTAAACGGAGCAGGTGCGACTCTCTACAACCTCTTTATTTTTACTTTTACAATATGGGGATTCAGACTGCCGCTTGCATATTATCTCGGACATGAAATCTTTCATTCAGCAACCGGAATATGGATAGCGATGCTGCTTTCACAAATAGTTCAAGCCTCAATAATGTTATATGTTTTTTCATGCCGTAACTGGCAAAAATTCAGTATGACTAGTAATAAGAAAAGGAATAATCATGGATAA
- a CDS encoding ABC transporter ATP-binding protein — translation MTTNILEIKNIKRHYPVSSGILSLSKATIKAVNDISLEVRNGETLGLVGESGCGKSTLARLLTGLESPDSGTIFFKGKTFKDWDSSKIGTMMQMVFQDPYSSLNPRQKVGNIISEGMRINKTGTRLEISKRVEELLVQVGMRPEHAKRYPHEFSGGQRQRIAIARAIAMNPDLIICDEPVSALDVSVQAQVLNLLKKIQTEFALSYVFISHDLSVVSHISDRVAVMYLGKLMEISPTEELYHNPLHPYTQILLEAVPIPDPTIQMADVSIPGDMPSPISPPPGCPFHPRCPKVMDICKETPPMRKEIKKDHTVFCHLY, via the coding sequence ATGACAACTAATATTCTTGAAATAAAAAATATCAAACGACACTACCCGGTCAGCAGTGGAATTCTTTCGTTATCAAAAGCGACCATCAAAGCCGTTAATGATATTTCTCTGGAAGTAAGAAACGGCGAAACACTCGGCCTTGTAGGAGAATCAGGGTGCGGCAAGTCGACACTTGCCCGGTTGCTCACAGGATTGGAGTCTCCAGATTCAGGCACAATATTTTTCAAAGGAAAAACTTTTAAAGATTGGGATTCTTCGAAAATCGGCACCATGATGCAGATGGTTTTTCAAGACCCGTACTCTTCGCTTAATCCGCGACAGAAAGTCGGGAATATTATTTCGGAAGGAATGAGAATCAACAAAACCGGCACACGTCTGGAGATTTCTAAACGAGTTGAAGAGTTACTTGTTCAGGTTGGAATGCGCCCGGAACATGCCAAAAGATATCCTCATGAATTTTCAGGAGGACAAAGACAGCGTATTGCGATAGCACGAGCGATTGCAATGAATCCAGACCTCATAATCTGTGATGAACCAGTCTCTGCGCTTGATGTTTCCGTTCAGGCACAGGTGCTTAATTTACTCAAAAAAATTCAAACAGAATTTGCTCTAAGCTACGTGTTTATTTCACATGACTTATCGGTAGTAAGTCATATAAGCGACCGCGTAGCAGTAATGTATCTGGGCAAACTCATGGAGATTTCCCCTACCGAAGAACTTTACCATAATCCACTTCATCCATATACTCAGATACTACTTGAAGCGGTTCCAATTCCGGACCCGACCATTCAAATGGCTGATGTTTCAATTCCGGGCGATATGCCAAGCCCTATATCTCCGCCTCCGGGTTGTCCTTTTCACCCGCGCTGCCCGAAGGTTATGGATATATGCAAAGAAACTCCGCCCATGCGTAAAGAAATAAAAAAAGACCATACGGTCTTCTGCCACCTATACTAA